The Ursus arctos isolate Adak ecotype North America unplaced genomic scaffold, UrsArc2.0 scaffold_28, whole genome shotgun sequence genome has a window encoding:
- the CHRNA5 gene encoding neuronal acetylcholine receptor subunit alpha-5, protein MTTNVWLKQEWTDVKLRWHPEDYGGIKLIRVPSDSLWTPDIVLFDNADGRFEGASTKAVVRHDGTVTWTPPANYKSSCTIDVTFFPFDLQNCSMKFGSWTYDGSQVDIILEDQDVDKRDFFDNGEWEIVSATGSKGNRTDNSCWYPHVTYSFVIKRLPLFYTLFLIIPCIGLSFLTVLVFYLPSHEGEKICLCTSVLVSLTVFLLVIEEIIPSSSKVIPLIGEYLVFTMIFVTLSIMVTVFAINIHHRSSSTHDAMAPWVRKIFLHKLPKLLCMRSHVDRYFAQKEGTESARRPESSQNPLEAALDSIRYITRHVMKENDVREVVEDWKFIAQVLDRMFLWTFLLVSIVGSLGLFVPVIYKWANIIVPVHIGDTNK, encoded by the exons atgACAACGAATGTCTGGTTGAAACAG GAGTGGACAGACGTGAAATTAAGATGGCATCCTGAGGACTATGGAGGAATAAAACTAATACGCGTCCCTTCAGACTCTCTCTGGACTCCGGACATCGTTTTGTTTGATAA CGCGGATGGGCGTTTTGAGGGGGCCAGCACGAAAGCGGTCGTCAGGCATGACGGCACAGTGACCTGGACGCCGCCGGCAAACTACAAAAGTTCCTGTACCATCGACGTCACATTTTTCCCGTTTGATCTCCAAAACTGTTCCATGAAGTTTGGTTCTTGGACTTACGATGGATCACAGGTTGATATCATTCTAGAGGACCAAGATGTAGACAAGAGAGACTTCTTTGATAATGGAGAATGGGAGATTGTCAGTGCCACGGGGAGCAAAGGGAACAGAACGGATAACTCCTGCTGGTACCCGCACGTCACATACTCCTTTGTAATCAAGCGCCTGCCTCTCTTCTACACCTTGTTCCTTATCATTCCCTGTATCGGCCTCTCGTTTTTAACTGTGCTCGTCTTCTATCTCCCTTCCCATGAAGGGGAGAAGATCTGTCTGTGCACGTCAGTACTGGTCTCTTTGACTGTCTTCCTGCTGgttattgaagagattatcccCTCGTCTTCCAAAGTGATCCCTCTGATTGGAGAGTACCTGGTGTTCACCATGATTTTTGTGACACTGTCCATCATGGTCACCGTCTTCGCCATCAACATCCACCACCGTTCTTCCTCAACACATGACGCCATGGCCCCTTGGGTCCGCAAGATATTTCTCCACAAGCTTCCCAAACTGCTCTGCATGAGAAGTCACGTAGACAGGTACTTTGCTCAGAAAGAGGGGACTGAGAGTGCCAGGAGACCAGAGTCTTCTCAAAACCCACTGGAAGCTGCGCTTGATTCTATCCGCTACATCACCAGACACGTCATGAAGGAGAACGATGTCCGCGAG GTTGTTGAAGACTGGAAATTCATAGCCCAGGTGCTTGATCGGATGTTTCTGTGGacttttcttctggtttcaattgTTGGATCTCTTGGGCTTTTCGTTCCTGTTATTTACAAGTGGGCAAATATAATAGTACCAGTTCACATTGGAGATACAAATAAGTGA